A genomic segment from Candidatus Korarchaeum cryptofilum OPF8 encodes:
- a CDS encoding Orn/DAP/Arg decarboxylase 2 translates to MARFILSRRVALRQYSIARSYCDALAYSYKTNPHIWEVLKETDSMVGVSSIASMERVEGERAVYYLQGEREDEISYLLDRGVRWFIVDNEPELGKFIKVVERRGEKVNLFIRIKMREHTIYTGKHFVYGIDWRKVPRIMEEIRSDLIDQLGIHFHRKTQNVGEWSLKEDVSEALADSLERIDWINIGGGIPVKYANSKPEVEAVLREIGELKEFLNSRGIKLMMEPGRFIAAPSVALEAEVLNVYEGNVILDCSIFNAYMDTYLLNIRLPVLGELEGGGFRYLLKGRSPDSLDIFRYSVYLDRELKPGDKVIFLNAGAYNFHTEFNDMPKIRVEIVDDFPFSLP, encoded by the coding sequence TTGGCCAGGTTCATACTAAGCAGGAGAGTAGCTCTCAGGCAGTACTCAATAGCGAGGAGCTACTGCGATGCCCTGGCTTACAGTTACAAGACTAACCCCCACATATGGGAGGTGCTCAAGGAGACAGATTCCATGGTAGGAGTCAGCTCGATAGCTTCAATGGAGAGGGTGGAGGGGGAGAGGGCAGTTTACTACCTGCAGGGGGAGAGGGAGGATGAAATAAGTTACTTACTCGATAGAGGGGTGAGATGGTTCATAGTGGATAATGAACCGGAGCTCGGAAAATTCATAAAGGTAGTTGAGAGGAGGGGGGAGAAGGTAAATCTATTTATCAGAATAAAGATGAGGGAGCACACGATATATACGGGGAAGCACTTCGTCTACGGGATAGACTGGAGGAAGGTCCCCAGGATAATGGAGGAGATCAGATCAGATCTGATAGATCAGCTGGGGATCCACTTCCACAGGAAGACCCAGAACGTGGGGGAGTGGAGCCTGAAGGAGGATGTATCTGAGGCCTTAGCTGATTCACTCGAGCGTATAGATTGGATCAACATAGGCGGAGGCATCCCTGTGAAGTACGCGAATTCAAAGCCTGAGGTAGAGGCTGTCCTGAGGGAAATAGGGGAGCTTAAGGAATTCCTCAACTCTAGAGGGATAAAGCTCATGATGGAGCCGGGGAGGTTCATAGCAGCACCTTCGGTAGCCCTAGAAGCTGAGGTACTGAACGTATATGAGGGTAACGTCATCCTCGATTGCTCTATATTCAACGCTTACATGGACACTTACTTACTCAACATAAGGCTCCCGGTCCTAGGGGAGCTCGAGGGAGGCGGATTCAGGTACTTGCTCAAGGGGAGGTCCCCCGACTCCCTGGATATATTCAGGTACTCGGTCTACTTGGATAGGGAGCTGAAGCCGGGGGATAAGGTGATATTCCTGAACGCGGGCGCCTACAACTTCCACACTGAGTTCAATGACATGCCGAAAATAAGGGTTGAGATAGTGGACGATTTCCCCTTCTCACTCCCTTAG
- a CDS encoding deoxyhypusine synthase family protein — MEYVKDIVWKPGMGVRELVESLGSIGFQATELYKAAEIFFKMKREGAKVILTFTSNMGTSGLRGLFAQLVKLGIVDALITTVGAIEEDVMKALGERFYIHRFSADDVELHELGMNRVGNILISNDSYARFEAFITRFIDELEVRKLTVSDFLRELGLRLSDENSFLYQAARRGVPVFCPAITDGALGFHLFMARERHPDFELDVIGDFGKMVLMLGQEDRKGVIALGGGVSKHHAILMTLLSGGADYAIYITTSTQFSGSMSGATTSEAKSWGKIKDDSDSVTVIGDATILFPLIAFYTIERLREEGLLG; from the coding sequence ATGGAGTACGTAAAGGACATAGTATGGAAGCCCGGGATGGGCGTGAGGGAGCTAGTGGAATCCCTCGGTAGCATAGGATTCCAGGCTACTGAGCTCTATAAAGCGGCTGAGATATTCTTCAAGATGAAGAGGGAGGGAGCTAAGGTAATACTGACTTTCACATCTAACATGGGGACTTCGGGGCTCAGGGGGCTCTTCGCTCAGTTGGTGAAGCTCGGGATAGTGGATGCGCTGATAACTACTGTCGGAGCGATAGAGGAGGATGTGATGAAGGCCCTGGGGGAGAGGTTCTACATACATCGCTTCTCAGCTGATGATGTGGAGTTGCATGAGCTCGGCATGAATAGAGTTGGGAACATACTCATAAGTAACGATAGCTACGCCAGATTCGAGGCATTCATCACGCGCTTCATAGATGAGCTAGAAGTGAGGAAGCTAACTGTCTCGGATTTCCTCAGGGAATTGGGGCTCAGGTTGAGCGATGAGAACTCCTTCCTCTATCAAGCAGCTAGGAGGGGAGTCCCTGTCTTCTGCCCAGCTATAACTGATGGTGCCCTCGGCTTCCACTTATTCATGGCCAGGGAGAGGCACCCGGATTTCGAGCTCGATGTCATAGGGGACTTCGGGAAGATGGTATTGATGCTGGGTCAGGAGGACAGGAAGGGCGTGATAGCCCTCGGAGGAGGAGTATCCAAGCATCACGCTATACTCATGACTCTATTGAGCGGAGGGGCTGATTACGCTATCTACATAACTACATCCACTCAGTTCTCAGGCAGTATGAGCGGCGCAACTACGTCTGAGGCGAAGAGCTGGGGGAAGATAAAGGACGATTCTGACTCAGTCACCGTGATAGGGGATGCCACTATCCTATTCCCGCTTATCGCTTTCTACACTATAGAGAGGCTGAGGGAGGAGGGGCTCCTGGGGTGA
- a CDS encoding ABC transporter ATP-binding protein, with translation MLLKLEAVKMYFYLGALGRKKVVRAVDGIDAEVERGEVLGIVGESGSGKSTLGRVALRLYKPTEGRVVFDGTDITEMSEGTLRKMRRRMQLIPQDPYGSFNPVQKLGDSLIEPLEIHFGISREEAGDRVSKMLERVGLSPPEEFMERKPYQLSGGQLQRVAIARAMLLEPDFIVADEPTSNLDLSIRASILKLLMEFRERLGQGLMFITHDIVLASLISNRIAVLYLGRVMEEGATADVVGDPKNPYTKALLSSIPLERSGFEEITLKGDIADPSNPPPGCKLHPRCPYAMQICSEREPPLIDLDGRRVRCWLHSR, from the coding sequence ATGCTCCTGAAATTGGAAGCCGTCAAGATGTACTTCTACTTAGGTGCCCTCGGGAGGAAGAAGGTCGTCAGGGCTGTAGATGGAATAGATGCGGAAGTCGAGAGGGGGGAGGTGCTCGGCATAGTTGGTGAGAGCGGGAGCGGTAAGTCGACCCTCGGTAGAGTGGCTCTGAGGCTCTATAAACCGACTGAGGGTAGAGTGGTATTCGATGGCACTGATATAACTGAGATGAGCGAAGGTACTCTCAGGAAGATGAGGAGGAGGATGCAGCTAATCCCTCAGGATCCTTATGGGAGCTTCAATCCCGTTCAAAAGCTCGGTGATTCCCTTATCGAGCCCCTAGAGATACACTTCGGGATATCGAGGGAGGAAGCTGGGGATAGGGTATCGAAGATGTTAGAGAGAGTCGGCCTCTCCCCTCCTGAGGAATTCATGGAGAGGAAGCCCTATCAGTTGAGCGGGGGCCAGCTCCAGAGAGTAGCTATAGCTAGGGCTATGTTGCTAGAGCCGGATTTCATAGTGGCTGATGAGCCGACTTCTAACCTGGATCTATCTATAAGGGCCTCCATACTCAAGCTGCTCATGGAGTTCAGGGAGAGGCTGGGGCAGGGCCTGATGTTCATAACACACGATATAGTCCTGGCTAGCCTGATATCCAACAGGATAGCCGTCCTCTACCTCGGGAGGGTCATGGAGGAGGGGGCCACTGCTGATGTAGTCGGGGATCCGAAGAATCCGTATACGAAGGCCCTACTATCCTCAATACCCCTGGAGAGGTCTGGATTCGAGGAGATCACGCTGAAGGGGGATATAGCTGATCCATCAAACCCGCCCCCCGGATGCAAGCTGCACCCCAGGTGCCCATATGCTATGCAGATATGCAGCGAGAGGGAGCCCCCTCTCATCGATCTGGACGGTAGGAGGGTCAGGTGCTGGCTCCACAGCAGATAA
- a CDS encoding ABC transporter ATP-binding protein, with protein MMLKVEDLSVRYFTKKGVVYAVDNVSLEVRRGEALALVGESGSGKSTLGFAIMRMVPPPGRIVEGRIILEDRDIMGLSEEEMRKLRGSKVSMVFQDPFTTLDPLRRVNDIVAEVMIEHGVDEKEAKERAAYLLKRVGIPEKLVDAYPHQLSGGQKQRVAIAAAISMNPSLLIADEPTTALDVIVQRQIMDLLDEIRRDMGMILITHDIALALERADRICVMYAGKVMEVADKDMMMKEAMHPYTKGLLSSLPRLLSREWPSSIPGMPPDLREPPKGCRFHPRCSKAMDICREQTPDLFSVDGRLVSCWLYGR; from the coding sequence ATGATGCTCAAGGTAGAGGATCTCAGCGTGAGGTACTTCACTAAGAAAGGTGTAGTTTACGCTGTGGATAACGTATCCCTCGAGGTCAGGAGGGGCGAAGCTTTAGCTTTAGTTGGTGAGAGCGGGAGCGGTAAATCTACTTTAGGCTTCGCGATAATGAGGATGGTCCCTCCTCCAGGGAGGATAGTGGAAGGCAGGATAATCCTCGAGGATAGGGATATAATGGGGCTGAGCGAGGAGGAGATGAGGAAGTTAAGAGGATCCAAGGTCTCCATGGTATTCCAGGATCCCTTCACTACGCTCGATCCTCTGAGGAGGGTGAACGATATAGTAGCTGAGGTCATGATAGAGCATGGGGTGGATGAGAAGGAGGCGAAGGAGAGGGCCGCATACTTACTGAAGCGGGTCGGTATACCTGAGAAACTGGTTGACGCATACCCCCACCAATTGAGCGGGGGGCAGAAGCAGAGAGTCGCTATAGCTGCAGCCATATCCATGAACCCCTCCCTGCTCATAGCTGATGAGCCCACAACAGCCCTAGATGTGATAGTTCAGAGGCAGATAATGGATCTTCTTGATGAGATAAGGAGGGATATGGGTATGATCTTGATAACTCACGATATAGCTCTAGCTCTAGAGAGGGCAGACAGGATATGCGTGATGTACGCTGGTAAGGTGATGGAAGTAGCTGATAAAGATATGATGATGAAGGAGGCGATGCATCCATATACGAAGGGGCTCCTCTCCTCATTGCCCAGGCTCCTCTCGAGAGAATGGCCCTCATCAATCCCAGGGATGCCGCCGGATCTCAGGGAGCCGCCTAAGGGATGCAGATTCCATCCCAGGTGCAGCAAGGCGATGGATATATGCAGAGAGCAGACTCCTGATCTCTTCAGCGTAGATGGACGCTTAGTCTCCTGCTGGTTATATGGGAGGTGA
- a CDS encoding ABC transporter permease, whose amino-acid sequence MSIRGNLFLISGIVIVASIIIISILADYIAPFSYDEVAGPPLSPPNGVNLMGTDNLGYDVWSRIVYGSRSVLFVVFASIILSAVIGIPLGLLSGYISGKLDKALSFIMDSIYAFPSLVLAITLAVVLGPSPVNAAIAIAIVYVPTYFRMVRGQVLSVKTEPFIEVNRALGLPLARMLFRHILPHVAPTIMVVFSLSSTDAVLTEAALSFLGLSVQPPTPDWGYELYKGKGFILSGAWWMVFFPGLMITLLAMGFALISEGLSKGEREAI is encoded by the coding sequence TTGTCGATACGCGGGAACCTCTTCTTAATCTCCGGGATAGTTATAGTGGCCTCCATAATCATTATATCGATTTTAGCTGATTACATAGCCCCGTTCTCATACGATGAAGTCGCCGGCCCTCCCCTATCCCCTCCTAACGGGGTCAACTTGATGGGCACTGATAACTTGGGCTACGATGTTTGGTCCAGGATCGTTTACGGATCCAGATCCGTCTTATTCGTCGTCTTCGCCTCTATAATACTCAGCGCGGTCATAGGGATCCCATTGGGTCTCCTCAGCGGTTACATAAGTGGGAAGCTTGATAAGGCTCTCTCATTCATAATGGATTCTATATATGCATTCCCGAGCCTCGTCCTAGCTATAACTCTAGCAGTAGTGCTCGGGCCTTCCCCAGTGAACGCTGCTATAGCGATAGCTATAGTCTACGTGCCGACTTACTTCAGGATGGTCAGGGGGCAGGTGCTCAGCGTGAAGACCGAGCCCTTCATAGAGGTGAATAGGGCCCTCGGGCTCCCCCTGGCTAGGATGCTCTTCAGACACATATTGCCCCATGTAGCCCCCACGATAATGGTCGTCTTCAGTTTGAGCAGCACCGATGCCGTGCTGACTGAAGCTGCCCTCAGTTTCTTAGGCCTCTCCGTTCAACCCCCAACTCCGGATTGGGGATATGAGCTCTACAAGGGTAAGGGGTTCATCCTCTCAGGCGCTTGGTGGATGGTCTTCTTCCCGGGGCTCATGATAACGCTACTGGCCATGGGATTCGCTCTGATAAGTGAGGGGCTGAGCAAAGGAGAGAGGGAGGCGATATGA
- a CDS encoding ABC transporter permease → MGLARYIGVRTLLIIPTIMILYTLVFFILRILPGNPVLAVLGTKNIPEEQLRAIMERLGLNKPIHVQYFEYLANLLRGDMGVSLVIQGRPIAQDIIERLPATVELSISSIIVSLVLGVSFGYIAARRRGKIIDSSIRVLGSFLYTIFIPWFGMLLQIIFGIWLRLLPIGGRITPGIAPSGPTGFVLLDSLIQGNLYAFFDSLKYLILPSITLGIMLSGPYMRLARNNMIKALDSGFSLAYRARGIKEDKIVRYSLKHAMIPIVTYTGLQFALLLGGAVLTETTFSWPGIGTYLVEKVFYRDYPAIQAVVIVFAFFVGVISLIVDVIYAYIDPRIRY, encoded by the coding sequence ATGGGGCTCGCTAGATACATTGGGGTGAGGACTCTCCTGATAATACCGACTATAATGATCCTCTATACGCTGGTATTCTTCATCTTGAGGATCCTCCCGGGGAATCCTGTCTTAGCGGTGCTGGGTACGAAGAACATACCTGAGGAGCAATTGAGGGCCATAATGGAGAGGCTCGGTTTGAACAAGCCCATTCACGTCCAATACTTCGAGTACTTAGCTAACCTGCTCAGGGGGGATATGGGGGTCAGCTTAGTGATTCAGGGGAGGCCCATAGCTCAGGATATAATTGAGAGGCTTCCAGCGACTGTAGAGCTCTCTATCTCCTCTATAATAGTCAGCTTAGTCCTGGGGGTCTCATTCGGTTATATAGCTGCTAGGAGAAGGGGAAAGATCATAGATTCATCGATAAGAGTTCTCGGCTCATTTCTGTACACTATATTCATCCCTTGGTTCGGTATGCTCCTTCAGATAATTTTCGGGATCTGGTTGAGGCTCCTCCCGATAGGAGGGAGGATCACGCCTGGAATAGCTCCTTCAGGACCGACTGGATTCGTCCTTCTCGATTCACTAATTCAAGGGAATTTATATGCCTTCTTCGATTCCCTCAAGTATCTGATACTCCCATCTATAACTTTGGGCATAATGCTGAGCGGCCCTTACATGAGGTTAGCGAGGAACAACATGATCAAGGCACTGGATTCTGGCTTCTCCCTGGCTTATAGGGCGAGGGGAATTAAGGAGGATAAGATAGTCAGGTACTCTCTCAAACACGCTATGATACCTATAGTCACATATACCGGGCTTCAGTTCGCCCTCTTACTGGGAGGGGCTGTCTTAACCGAGACAACATTCAGCTGGCCGGGTATAGGAACTTACTTAGTTGAGAAGGTCTTTTACAGGGATTATCCAGCGATACAGGCTGTTGTGATAGTCTTCGCTTTCTTCGTGGGCGTGATAAGCTTGATCGTGGATGTTATTTACGCTTACATAGATCCGAGGATAAGGTATTGA